In Spinacia oleracea cultivar Varoflay chromosome 5, BTI_SOV_V1, whole genome shotgun sequence, a single window of DNA contains:
- the LOC110799784 gene encoding uncharacterized protein isoform X1 produces the protein MQAAVHLCCSTPQPIPTFSTHYFQFPICHIHHKHKQQFLHPVIRFPHPKRRAFRVIRAAAKADYYTSLNIDRNATLDQIKSSYRNLARKYHPDKNPGSEDKFKEISAAYEILSNKEKRALYDRFGEAGLHGESVGPSFDAQEVDPFQVFDSIFGEADNFFGGQGMGVNFERRNRGRLNLDIWSDLNLTFEESVFGGKQEVEVPCLETCGVCGGTGAKSTNCIKSCTDCGGRGRVMKSQRTPFGVVSQVSTCLSCAGDGKVVTDDCAKCGGLGSIRSKRSFDVVIPPGVDDGATMQLRGEGNLDSKRGIRGDLYLVLRIKGKDGVWREGLNLFSRIRISYTEAILGTMIKVETVEGSKELYIPSGIQPGDVVKLPSMGVPKPNERSGRGDHVFIVDIQIPKRISDRERELVEELASLQAPSSEHHSHQKGKSGSSLLKSVGKLFRRGRQSGNGFSSTTLETTSTLCKGGKLNPLIASLWFAVFLLSFIFTVISKSIYRKSIQANSTTQFSASKPVRRKP, from the exons ATGCAGGCAGCAGTGCACCTTTGCTGCTCAACCCCACAACCAATTCCAACCTTCTCGACCCATTATTTTCAATTTCCCATTTGTCACATTCACCACAAACACAAGCAGCAGTTTCTGCACCCCGTAATTCGATTCCCTCACCCCAAACGCCGAGCATTTCGGGTCATTAGGGCGGCCGCTAAAGCTGATTACTACACTTCTCTGAATATTGATAGAAATGCTACTTTGGATCAAATCAAGAGCTCTTATCGGAATCTCGCTCGCAAG TACCATCCAGACAAAAATCCTGGTTCAGAGGACAAATTCAAAGAAATAAGCGCTGCATACGAG ATCTTGTCAAATAAAGAGAAGAGAGCATTGTACGATCGTTTTGGTGAAGCTGGTTTGCATGGAGAGTCGGTGGGCCCAAGCTTTGATGCCCAAGAA GTGgatccttttcaagtattcgaTTCAATATTTGGTGAAGCAGATAATTTTTTTGGAGGTCAAGGCATGGGTGTCAATTTTGAAAGGAGAAACAGAGGCAGGCTTAATCTTGATATTTG GTCGGATCTTAATTTAACCTTTGAAGAATCAGTCTTTGGAGGAAAGCAAGAAGTTGAAGTTCCCTGTTTGGAGACATGTGGTGTATGTGGTGGTACAGGAGCTAAATCAACCAATTGCATCAAATCATGTACTGACTGTGGAGGTAGAGGAAGGGTCATGAAAAGTCAGAGAACACCATTTGGTGTAGTTTCTCAG GTGTCTACTTGCCTGAGTTGTGCAGGAGATGGAAAGGTTGTGACTGATGATTGTGCAAAGTGTGGTGGGCTAGGCAGCATAAGATCCAAGCGGAGTTTTGATGTAGTTATCCCACCAGGTGTAGATGATGGGGCCACAATGCAACTACGAGGAGAGGGTAACTTGGATAGTAAAAG GGGAATTCGTGGAGATCTATACTTGGTTCTTCGTATTAAAGGAAAAGATGGGGTATGGAGGGAAGGTCTCAATCTTTTCTCTAGAATCAGGATCAGTTATACTGAGGCGATATTAGGGACTATGATCAAG GTGGAAACTGTTGAGGGTTCAAAGGAACTGTATATTCCTTCTGGAATTCAGCCTGGAGATGTCGTAAAATTACCATCAATGGGAGTTCCAAAACCTAATGAACGCTCTGGAAGAGGTGACCATGTTTTTATTGTGGACATCCAAATCCCCAAAAGAATCAG TGACAGAGAAAGAGAGCTGGTTGAAGAGTTGGCTTCTCTCCAGGCACCATCATCAGAACACCATTCACACCAGAAGGGTAAATCTGGGAGTTCTTTGTTGAAGTCTGTTGGAAAATTATTTCG GAGGGGAAGACAGTCTGGAAATGGTTTTTCATCTACAACTTTGGAAACGACATCCACATTGTGCAAAGGCGGCAAACTTAATCCTCTTATTGCATCTTTATGGTTTGCTGTATTTTTGCTTTCCTTCATTTTCACAGTTATAAGTAAAAGTATTTATAGGAAATCTATCCAAGCAAATTCAACTACTCAATTTTCAGCAAGTAAACCTGTTAGAAGGAAGCCTTAA
- the LOC110799784 gene encoding uncharacterized protein isoform X2, which yields MQAAVHLCCSTPQPIPTFSTHYFQFPICHIHHKHKQQFLHPVIRFPHPKRRAFRVIRAAAKADYYTSLNIDRNATLDQIKSSYRNLARKYHPDKNPGSEDKFKEISAAYEVDPFQVFDSIFGEADNFFGGQGMGVNFERRNRGRLNLDIWSDLNLTFEESVFGGKQEVEVPCLETCGVCGGTGAKSTNCIKSCTDCGGRGRVMKSQRTPFGVVSQVSTCLSCAGDGKVVTDDCAKCGGLGSIRSKRSFDVVIPPGVDDGATMQLRGEGNLDSKRGIRGDLYLVLRIKGKDGVWREGLNLFSRIRISYTEAILGTMIKVETVEGSKELYIPSGIQPGDVVKLPSMGVPKPNERSGRGDHVFIVDIQIPKRISDRERELVEELASLQAPSSEHHSHQKGKSGSSLLKSVGKLFRRGRQSGNGFSSTTLETTSTLCKGGKLNPLIASLWFAVFLLSFIFTVISKSIYRKSIQANSTTQFSASKPVRRKP from the exons ATGCAGGCAGCAGTGCACCTTTGCTGCTCAACCCCACAACCAATTCCAACCTTCTCGACCCATTATTTTCAATTTCCCATTTGTCACATTCACCACAAACACAAGCAGCAGTTTCTGCACCCCGTAATTCGATTCCCTCACCCCAAACGCCGAGCATTTCGGGTCATTAGGGCGGCCGCTAAAGCTGATTACTACACTTCTCTGAATATTGATAGAAATGCTACTTTGGATCAAATCAAGAGCTCTTATCGGAATCTCGCTCGCAAG TACCATCCAGACAAAAATCCTGGTTCAGAGGACAAATTCAAAGAAATAAGCGCTGCATACGAG GTGgatccttttcaagtattcgaTTCAATATTTGGTGAAGCAGATAATTTTTTTGGAGGTCAAGGCATGGGTGTCAATTTTGAAAGGAGAAACAGAGGCAGGCTTAATCTTGATATTTG GTCGGATCTTAATTTAACCTTTGAAGAATCAGTCTTTGGAGGAAAGCAAGAAGTTGAAGTTCCCTGTTTGGAGACATGTGGTGTATGTGGTGGTACAGGAGCTAAATCAACCAATTGCATCAAATCATGTACTGACTGTGGAGGTAGAGGAAGGGTCATGAAAAGTCAGAGAACACCATTTGGTGTAGTTTCTCAG GTGTCTACTTGCCTGAGTTGTGCAGGAGATGGAAAGGTTGTGACTGATGATTGTGCAAAGTGTGGTGGGCTAGGCAGCATAAGATCCAAGCGGAGTTTTGATGTAGTTATCCCACCAGGTGTAGATGATGGGGCCACAATGCAACTACGAGGAGAGGGTAACTTGGATAGTAAAAG GGGAATTCGTGGAGATCTATACTTGGTTCTTCGTATTAAAGGAAAAGATGGGGTATGGAGGGAAGGTCTCAATCTTTTCTCTAGAATCAGGATCAGTTATACTGAGGCGATATTAGGGACTATGATCAAG GTGGAAACTGTTGAGGGTTCAAAGGAACTGTATATTCCTTCTGGAATTCAGCCTGGAGATGTCGTAAAATTACCATCAATGGGAGTTCCAAAACCTAATGAACGCTCTGGAAGAGGTGACCATGTTTTTATTGTGGACATCCAAATCCCCAAAAGAATCAG TGACAGAGAAAGAGAGCTGGTTGAAGAGTTGGCTTCTCTCCAGGCACCATCATCAGAACACCATTCACACCAGAAGGGTAAATCTGGGAGTTCTTTGTTGAAGTCTGTTGGAAAATTATTTCG GAGGGGAAGACAGTCTGGAAATGGTTTTTCATCTACAACTTTGGAAACGACATCCACATTGTGCAAAGGCGGCAAACTTAATCCTCTTATTGCATCTTTATGGTTTGCTGTATTTTTGCTTTCCTTCATTTTCACAGTTATAAGTAAAAGTATTTATAGGAAATCTATCCAAGCAAATTCAACTACTCAATTTTCAGCAAGTAAACCTGTTAGAAGGAAGCCTTAA